The Anastrepha ludens isolate Willacy chromosome 2, idAnaLude1.1, whole genome shotgun sequence DNA window TCCAGTGATTTTAATGCTGCCTCCACACTCTATTGGCTTCATTGTTGTTATACAACAGGATTTAGTGTCGTCGCAGAATATTCAAACATCCCAGAAGCTGGCTGAGCTTGGTACGTTCTAGCAAAGGCTTCTTTCGAGCAACTCGTGAAGTATAATTGAGGTTTCCGGAACTTGGCGGACTGTTTCATGAGAAACCACTACTCCACACTCATTTCTAAGTTCACTAGTACATTTTATATCCGAAATCCGTGGTTTTGTGGCTACTTTTCCCAACAAAATACGTTCGGTTAGATATTTTCCGTGCTCTTCCACTTgcagatttaaatttttgcgcgatttattatgttataaaggctggttaagtttcaagggtaggtgttgattttgaataaaatacaatttttgtaggaaattattatcatttctccttattatgataatactggtatggctcaattatgtatggaacaaaatattggccaactgaccgccgcggcctcagcggcccacctccatccgatgatccaaattttcgatgacgctgaggcataattgaggttgtaTGCCGAAAAGTGcccaattatctcatcctttagctcttgaattgttgctggcttatcggcgtacaccttttctttcaaataaccccaaagcaAGAAggccaacggtgtcaaatcacatgatcttggcggccaattgacatcaccgcgacgtgagattattcggccatcaaatttatcgcgcaaaagagccattgtttcgttagctgtgtgacaagtggcaccgtcctgttgaaaccacatatcgtccacatccatatatttcaaatcttTGCTTCTAAACATGTACAACGCATGcctaaaagaaggaatttttccagaaatatggaaaaaacaaatagCTAGAGTAGAACATGCCCAggcaggtaatcgatactccaaacgcctagtattactagccacactggatattagaaatgctCTTTCAACAGTTTTAGCTgggacgacgtaattgaagccttaaaggtaacattcaagatcccgaataatctattgaagattattcgtagctatctcagcaatcgcgtgctcttatacgaaacgcgagaagggtgtaagactaaacaaataacagctGGTGCGGCTCAAGGTTCAATACTTGGACCTGAActctggaatataagctacgatgaaatccttcgaatagagatgcctgaggatgtgcatttagtgggatacgcagatgacattgcacctgtaataatcgcccgaaacactgacgaagccaaaaggaagttaaatcaggtgatgatccgagtccagacatggctagaagaccatggattaaagctggccacagagaaaacagagctaatccttctaacgaacagacATATCTcattagaagtagacatacaagtacttGATGCCACTTTATCCACAAAgagagtggtcaagtacctaggagtgcaattagacacaaggctaacctactgggcgcatataaaccatgctgccacaagagctgccaaggtaagcggcatgttaagtaagctcatggcaaacattggaggtccaacgcagaacaagcgcaaacttttaatggacacgacgaactcgattctcttatacggttgcgaaatatgggcagattcgctaagggtgcaatgccggcggaaaattctgcaatctgtgcaacgcacctgtgctctcagagtggcttcgtcatacagaacagtatctgaagcagcggtggtagttatcagcggaaccatccctatagatattctagcacaagagcgtaaACGGAGATcggaggcaaaaaacacaggaatcccaTTACCACACTTCTCCGATAATAGAGTTCAAacactcacactttggcaggtaagatggaactctgaaaggtatggtagatggacagcgagactaatacccgatctaaaaaagtgggtagaaagaaagcacggtgaggttaactattacctcacacagtttttgtccgggcatgggtcctttcgcaagtatctgtgtcgaatgggaaaagtgagccaaccaaactgcatatatggagatactgagtatgatgatgcggaacacactttctttaaatgcgagaggtggaatgTAGAAAGAATAGGTCTGcagcgagctattggtgtatttacacctgaagaaattatcgagaaaatgatgatagacgaagaaaaatggaatgccgtcgcaaattttgtggaggatattatccgaaaaaagaagcgcgaaatggaaagctatgctgaagagcattgagcataggtttctcaaaacaggcaaccctggacgcagggtgagtaagtaagtgtccttcttaggacgccgtcttggccctctacctcgaagcaatgtggaagcagtcccggggtggagggaaaaatccaagagaagaggagggatatttttagtggaatctaTATGGTTATTCTATGGTCGGGGGGTTATTATATggtcaattcgggccataaaaagttcgttatcatcccacgatagcgaacacttttcacaataactgcctgaccggccttattttggaaaaaatacggcccaatgatgtcgcctgcccataaaccgcaccacacAATCACTACctatttgtgggtgcattgattTTTCGGAAATCACTATTggattcgcccaaatgcggcaattctgcttattcacgaatccactgaggtgaaaatatgcctcatcactgaagctGATGTTCTTCAAGAAtttgtcattcactgttgccatttcctgccaccattctgaccattgacgacgcttgaaatggtcaagaggctttagttcttgagtcaattgcaccttgtaatcgtgtaaatgcaagtctttatgcataatattcatcaacgacgagaggtgcaattgttgggcacgacgacgagttgaggtggacggctcttcaaccacactgtcgcgaacagcagcaatatttcctACAGACCCAGTTTGCTCAAACTCTTGCACactttttccgattgtacgcacatttggacgattaaattgaccgaaaaaatcacgaagtgcgcgatatgcattttgatttgaacgcccgtcttcataataagcctgaataggtttaacgcattgctctattatgtatctttctataattcaaattgaatttgtctgggattgaaaaatgtcaaatgaaatgtagaaagaAACTTGACGTttgggtgtggttcacattcaacattggcccttgaaatttaaccaccctttatatactagTTTGTCGGtgctaaataaaacatttctgcAAACTGTGCACACTTTTTTCTATGCTATAATTTGAAACGATGTCCATTCACCAGGCATTTTTGTGTTCTTTATAATTTACAATCGTACGTGATATTTTGATCAACAAATCACTCTTACAATCATTCTGTGACTGGTTGATGGCTAACACGTGTGTAGCAACTCGGTGAGATAACGGTATATCAAATAATCTGAACAAACGATgccgaaaaaaacttttttgacagggtttttgtttttgcttgctttggtgGATTCAAAACGTTTACCGCTACGAAGTACTGTTAACTATGTaagttaatgaaataattttgcaaGGCTCTCGAAATTCAGTCAACAGCAATGGTTTTATCGGTATTgtgtttttaatcaattttaaaatattaatgtggatgtgtgtatgtgcatatgaacGTTTACCGTATACCTGTTCAGTGATTCGGCATGTTTCGGTGCAGACAAACCGATATGGCACGGTGGCGCAGTCCTTTCTGAGCGGGCAACAATCAAAAATTTGATTGTCCCaaatgtacatacgagtataaatagACGTATTTGGTATCTTATCTCGGTCTTAATTTCgtcgaaaatataaaaggccAAGTGACAATCGTTTATGTAAATTCGCTGTGATATTATCACTACAGTCGCATcagttaatatatatatatatgtatacatgtatatgtaaatatatatggtGAGAGACTGGAGGATCAAGTCTcgtcttttctaatagcggtcgaccctcggcaggcaatggcaaacctccgatatacatatgtatacatatatacctatatggtAAAATAAGTGCCAATCAACCAAACGAACTCAAAAGCAATCTCTGAAGAAATTTTATTGCACTATAATGATATACTCGATATTACTCTAGCCAGTACCACTAAAATACTGTAGAAAATAAGTTTGGACAATCAGCTTGAACTGCcgatactcatacatacaaatgtactttACGCAGTCCATCGCAGAATTACCGCTTCATATGGCATCAAATAAATTCGTTGACTTAAATCGACCTTGTCGCTGAAATgttaaaacaaagcaaaattttaaaacttctcAAAAATGCCAACGCTCGCAACACCTACCCATATTTGTGTGGTGAATAGGAAGTGAGCAGCACGTACTCCATAGTCTTATTCGCCAAGCCATCTAAATATTCCATCTGGCTACCGAAGTTAGCTAGTAAACGGTACTCCTCACGACCAACAGCACTTCTGAAAACGTTATTTCAATCAGTTGTGAAATTTAAACATCTGCACTTCAACTAACCTCACAACTTGAAAGACCTGCTCCTTCAATGCTCCATACGAAAATCCACCATCTTCTTTGAACGCCTTGAATGCTTCCGTTTGTTTCAAACTAGTCATTCCCTTGTATATGTTCAAGGTGCTACGTGCCACGCCTCGCTGAGTCTGTACATTGAGATATGAGTAGTTAGGATTGACGGGTAGCCAAGTGGAGTTTCCAGTGCTAAAGCCAGCATTCTTCGAAGTGTCCCATTGCATTGGCGTACGCTCTGGATCGCGGAAGCTGCAAGTGTCGCTGTTGCAACTAAAGTCTCCGTCAGTCATGCCGACCTCATCGCCCTAAATTGTGGAAGTAAAAATTGCagcttgtaataaaaatttccttaagggggaagtctactgtgaatttttcaaaaaatcgattttttttttattagcttaaaaaatactttgaaccctcttaaataaggtacaatatgtgttacagctggctaaatttttcttcgttgaaatttcgaccttttcccgaagcgctccaaagctttaaacgctgaaaactgaaactttaaacgcatttttctcgaaactaagtttttgtatacggtgtacacgatatctcgagttctgataaatgaatcagcttaaaaatttaattatatattctctgtaatagtgtctctcgtctgacataggatttttttgatatcgttatttgttaaattgttataaacaatagtaacatcaattttaggtaaaaaaaaagaaaaaaatttcaagaatttttttttcaacgccaaaattttttatcgacataatcctacgtcagacgagagtcaatactatgtatatgataacaatattttgtttttttgttttagatcaccgaaacgtaagatttcatgtacaccgtttaggcacctaagaaaagcggacctgcgcttgcagaagtgccacagcggccattttgaatattttgacttaaaatgtttttttcaaaaacttaaatatataataaagataagagtttaaatagattttatgtacgagcaatattttgttagaaataaaatccgtaaaataagcctgttttttcccttgtcacagtagacttcccccttaagtgACAATTAGCACTTACGTAATAAGTAACAGATGTGCCGGGCAATGCATGCACTATCATCGTCATCAGATCTGTCCTAGTTGCTCCTACGCGTGTGGCTGGACGAGTGTTGTCATGATTTCCTACTACCCAATTGGCCACCTTATGATTCGTCCACATTATATCCATCCATTCTTTGGCGTATTCTTCAACAGTCTGTGCAGTGGAACTTTCTCTTAATCGAACAAAGTTGAAATTCATTGGCATTTGACTTCCAATATGAGTGCCATTGCTGATATAAGTGCTCAAAATCTCAGTAGTGGCAAAAGCTTCGGGAATTTGTGGTCTATGGAGAAATGCAATTGATTAATTTATACAAAACTATTAATCTATTGATTATATGTGCCTCACAATGTGTCGCCGCCatgttttttttgatattcgTCTAAAAACTCACGCCATTCGTATAATAATTCGAGAGTTTCTGGTTGGTTCTGCGTATACTTATGTGAGTCGCCGGGCGGTGCATCTGGATATGAACCATTTTCATAAcgaaattcaatgaaaaatggTACTGCATCAATGCGGAAAGCATCCACTCCACGACCAAGCCAAAAGTCCAAAACCTCGATTAGACGTTCGCGCACTGCTGGATTTGTGAGATTAAAATCAGGTTGTTTGGCTAGAAACTGATGTAAGTAATACTGTTGGCGTTCTTCAACCCAAGTCCATGCAGAACCACCAAAGACTGATTGCTGTAAGAAGAAATAAAGAGTGAAGTTTGATAAAAGGAAAAATAGCAAACGATAACTAATCTATAGTAGTAACTCACCCAATTGCATGGCTCACTACGCTCGCCCGTTTCTGGATCGATTTTGCCATCATGCCATACATAGAAATCTTCGTAACCTTCTTCGCGACGTACCGACTTCTGGAACCACTCACATTCATCACTTGAGTGATTTGGAACAAAATCCAATATCATCTTTATACCCAATTTATGCGCCTTTGCAATCATTGCATCAAAATCCTCCATTGTACCAAAAAGCGGGTCAATGTTCGTGAAATTAGCTACATCATAACCCATATCTGCCATCGGTGATTCGAAGATAGGCGATAGCCATGCAGCAGTCACACCTATTTCCTTGAGAAATTGCAAACGAGAGGTAATGCCATTCAAGTCACCTATACCATCACCGTCACTGTCCATAAACGATCGAGGATAGATCTGGTAGAGTGTGGCCGACTCCCACCAGTCGACTGTGGTATTCGCAGAAGCGCTAAGAGCACAGAAAACCACAAATGTAAACAATCGTAACGTATCGGAAGCCATGACGGTAAGTACTAACGGACTACTGTTGGCCAAACTTATATTTATACCTCCAGATATATCAAGATTAGAACATTTATTGACCGAATAGGGGAATTAAATAGTATATGATTAAATAACGGAAATCCCAAAACACTTCACATTCTAAACAATATTCGTTAGTGTGCGGAGTGATTATATTGTGCTATGAGTTTTGCAAGTAAACATACCTATTTTATCTCTGGTCAGCACttcgataaaaatattgagGAATATGTTCAGTAGTCTGAGATTTGTATGATAAatggttgatttgatttgatagatgattgatttgatttgaaAGTTTTAGGAAGTTGAGAGTTTGAAGCCAACTATAAAGCTAAAAGTGTGTAAATATATTGACATTTGTACCTACATTGGTATTCGGTAAACTATACTTTTCTAGCCTGTTTTAAGTAaaagtattgtaatatttataattttgtaaaatatacatttataaaaattagttcaataattcactcagttttatttagctttctttttttaacatctgatcGCATtgccgcgattgcagttgttgttggtgttctcctgttttcagcagtcaaatctctctctcgctactgcagtgttgcctagttttggatataaaacCGCActcaaatgcccatttaaagaaaataaaatgcctaatttctattgaattacttaaagaactttgtatgcgtgacaaattgtctttgaaATGTgcgctttttttaattaaatgtgttATGATTgtgaacaatttaatttataagttctttgttaagagaaacttttgtgttaagagaacgacttttttgctatatttgacattatgtaacaagataaggtattctttttgtaaaaatatcgttatggcttcttcagtattttctggtattttgttgcttatttctactatgaatacacctcttaatgtcctatgtcccactaaggattgaggaccggaaggAACGATctcacctctatggttttaattcgcattcagtgaattcaaacgctttttaaaatgtgtaaaaaggttttcaatcttaagaagagttgagagacgggcatttaatattctaacataaccttaaaaggagcaaaacattaacttttcactttcaaaatatctaattttataagaatcaacaaatttgcattagcactaaaatcttcccAGAGTGACCCATTTACAACATTCTTTTGTttcataatacagtttttttaactttcagtttcggtagctttaagttaaaaataaaaagaaaccaacaccaaacttaaaaattttcgcgttttgggtataaaaagcactaaatttattgcgaagagcaaatggttggcaacactgcacaactaggCAAAAGTGACATCAcccactctctgatgggcgcaatcttgtttctatcattcttgtgtaAAGTCTCTACTGTtatacggaagtgaaacatagCTGGTCttcaacaccatcacacagaggctataaccttcgtcaacaaatgccacCACCAGCAACGATCCGCTGTGGAGATCAACAATGAGGAGCACATCCTATGACAAATCAAACACGAAAGTGGCGTTGGAAAGCATCACTAGAATGGCACTTGAAGGGAACCCGCAgaggagcagaggtcgcggtcggcgAATATGAATTAATAATAGAGCATTTATAATTTGTTCCGAGCTCTTAACAATTCACGCAACAATTTTCGCCTTGAGCTTTTCAAAGGATGCGGTCTTTATACTATCTATCGTGGCAAATCTCTgtcttttcataaatatttttagttttgggaactggaaaaagttgaaaagtatTACAATAGTTTTGACCAAATTTCATGTTTGTATTAAATAACAAAGAATTGGAAACCCAAAATTCCAAACAATAGTAATTTTTCATATGGCACCTCGGAATGAGCCAAACAGgagattcaaaaaaatgtatcccaTAGACtaaaaatatacttcaaataaaaatctgggtatttcatatttatttcgattcaaaaatttcaacattCAATTCGATTTTAATTCAATATAAAACAAGTAATGAATGCTAAATTCGGTTCGGCTTGAACTTCTATCACTTACCCGGCATCtctttagtaaaaaagtgaagccaagtcgttCTCCACcggcagaggagaccttcctctttctGTGGTAccccatcgaatactttcagagccggagcgtttgtatccattcgggcgacatgacccagccaacgaagccgctggatctttattcactgggCTGAGTCTATGTCGTTCATTTATAGTAGATatcagaaattaattttttaaatattaccgTTACATGTAAGGTGGCCGTTGTCATTGCCCAATatggcaatatatgtatgtatgtaaaaagttGAATTGAAATATAGTAATGTTTGCGCACGGAACTTCAGATGTACAGAAGTTGATATAGCCATAACTCTTCTCTTCGTTCTGAGCATTTTTGTAAGCATACTTTCATACCAGAGGTCGgcaaaatttttattgcgtGTGTGTTGGTGAGCACAGTGTTATCGCACTGCACTGTGGTAAAAAGAGTATTCCTATACCCAATCATGTCTACCGTAGCGTAAGAAAATTATCAACGTAACCATCGCCTATCTTCGTTCGTTAGTTCGATTGATTTTAAAAGCGTAAGAATACGAGTGTTGAATGTACTGCTCGCAGTGGAGGACTAAGGGCAGGGCAGGCCTCTGGTCTTGAGGGGCCTCCAAGTGGCTTCAAGTTCCCTTCATTAAATCGTAATTAAACCGCTTTATACATTAACGTTTTTGACGGGTACTGCTGGCATCCAGCAGATCGACAGCAGGTAATACAGGACGTCGGACCAGCCTATTGACGGTCGTTTTGGATAGTGTATCGTATGTATGATCATTGCGGGAGTCCCGTCAAAAACGTTAATGTATAAAGCGCTTAATCGGAGTTGGAGGCCCCGGAGACAAATAAGTTCAGACAGcctgtaatatatatattttatataaaattctcGTGACACAATGTTCGTTCCCGTACTCCTCATATTGAGTAGGTCTGAGAATCGGCCAACATCTATTTTTCATACCCCTTAGTGATAAGGGTTGTCCACccctaacattttttttttaatttttaaactttttttttattttttttattatgacgcattaaaaatacatacaagtacTCCTATTTTTTAATAGCCATTTTAGTAATTGAATCATTTTTTATCCCCGGTCGATAACTGATCAATCGTCACTTAATTAGTTATCCCCCCCCAGTTGTCTACAGGTGTCACTTCTGACCCAGTAAACGGCGCGGAGTAGGGATGGGAACGAAGCCGGTCTCCTGTTTCTCTCACACAATAAGACTTCTCTCACTCCCTACACAGTTGTCAGCCATCATTATCATGCATCAAGTGTAGTAGTAACGTTgacaattattattttgctaTATCAGTGTAACTCTCATATTAACTATTAATTATtcctattttattaataataataaaattattaattttgagtgTATTTTGCACGATTAGTTAATCAAGTGATTTTCATAACCTCAAAAGTACTCAACACGTGGCACGAGCTCCCACAAATAACGGCATTTGTGTTGtaagtatacttttttttatttatatcgaAAATGTTGTTGGAAAAAGGTTCGGTGgaagttaatttttattaaaattgggcaaactttttttttgtattcattttttttaccatttctaacaatatatttttggtatgattatgaaaaatataatttttcgctTTTGCAAATCAGTCTAATGTTTACatgaatatgtaaatgtatgtacgagtatttactAGGGCCAGGATTGTTGCCGCGAtttcattttaacattttacaATTAATGCTCTCAAGATTTTGACATTACGGCAAATATATTGatcttataaaaatgtaattttaatttaagtttattaaaaaaaatattatttaacaattaagattttcataatttccaaaaatttgaaacaatcattatgaatctttattttgaaatatcgaTGGAAATATTGGTTGTATGATAAAATTATAAGAgacaattttttcgtaaaatttaagtttttacaacttttgtttttcataGAACTTATATTTTTGCTATAATCTCATAAATTCCAACTAGTAATTTCAAAACTGCAGCAAAACTCCTGGCTCTAATTATACCTTTAACATTTTTCATCGTCAAGTAATTTCGTTAAATCTATTTCTGTGTGTTTTGTACAGTGAGCAATGCCGAGAAAACGCAAAGGGGCTGATTTGAGCTGTAATACGAGTAAATCTCGAAGCTTGGGAAATAGAGGATCCGAAAGAACCGAAGAACAAATCCAGCAACAAAATACTGATGCACGTGTCAGAATGGTGCAATTGTGTCAAGAAGAGTCAGAAGATACACGAGCTGAACGCAATGAAGTAATAAGATTACAACAACGACAATCACGCTGTTTCACAGTCAATAGACGCAGAATAAATTACCAACAACATTTTTACATCTGATTCATTCCTGCGTCTAGCACTCCGGTATGAGCCCGATATTGAATAGTATGCTCATTCAAAAGTGGTACTTGGAGCTTTGGACAAGGAATGTCCGCATTGTCATGCTCTGAAACTCAAAAATGAGCCAGCTGGGATGTGCTGCGCGTCAGGAAAAGTGCAACTACCTGAAATTGAAACACCACCTGAACCATTGAACGGTTCACTTATCGGCACGGATCCAGATTCTGTGTTTCTGAAGTCAATTCGAACATTCAATTCatgctttcaaatgacatcGTTCGGAGCAATGGTCAACAATACAATTCTACATTCAAAATCAGAGGCCAAGTTTATCATAAAATGGGCTCACTGCTGCAAATGCCAAACGAACcacataaatttttacaaatctaCTTCATGCGCGGCGAGGATTCCGGAAGCGCACTTGCCAATCGCGTGATCGCGTAAATTCAATGCACCTGTTGTTGATGACGTTGCTGGAATCATGGTTGGCGATGGTACAGGTGCACAAAAATTGTGATTAGTAGAAGAAATAATAATCTTCAGTTCATTGCTGATACACATCGTTCATATGACGCCCTCCAATATCCGCTAATATTTTGGAAGGGACAAGACGGATACTTCATAAACATAAAACAACGAGATCCCGTATCAGGTActtcatttattataatagtCTTTGCTTGGCAGTGCCTTTTTATCTCCTTCTTCCAaaatcgcgtttttctcaagtgtgtttttttgttaaaattgtttataagtaTAAAGTATCCCGAAGCAGTTAGCACGCTCCGAAACCATCTTTAAGAGAAAATGGAAACAAGCTaactgaagtaaaaaaagtagaTGATTCAAGATGTTGGTCGCTCAAACGCGAGACGAGCGGATCTTCTTTAAAACGACGAAGGTCgggtaaacatttttagaaaagttaaaatttatataaaaaacagtatGATTGTTCTTTTTACTCCAAGTCAGAACAACTTCATCCCAATTTTCaaagttgacaaaaaatgtttgaccAATACATTGTACACACTGCAATACACATGATGgcccatattttctattaacgaaaaactagcgtagtttacgcaatttttgtccgattattgaaagtaatacattaatttcttcgttaataaatgcactcaaagaatattaTCAAACAtctttagttttgttgtaaaattatgcaataaaaaattgttaaagttaaaaaaatgataaaaaaaagcactttctccaggtttaatcaaataaaaatcagaaCTAACTAGTTTGAATAATTACTTGTTGTACATCACTTGAAAGGTCTGACAATATCATTTTcgaaacatataaaatattgaaaatcggtgaaaaaatgactgagatatccgtagattaccgcgcaaagtctgaaaaaacggttttttataaataaataaaaattggagggtacaaaaaatataacaaaaatatttttatgcattattcgaccatataaacaacctacagtgtgtaatttgtCAGGTGTATTTTCAGTGTTGCACCGTGTTATGAACTTGATCATTAgtcatttaacaaaacaattaaattattgaacgtaattaatttaaatttatttttatgaatatattatTACAGGAGCTGAAACAAACAAGAACGTTAGCTCGAAGGATTATTATGCGTACCGATTAATGATTAGACGCGGCCTGGACAACGTCATTCTACGATGTCGTGAGCTTTGTCAACAATTCATGGCCGACATGTACGCGAAGGTTGAGGGCGAACGACTACGATACTTACGATATAATCAACTAAAGCTGCGTACGGAAGAGTACATTCATTTGCGAGATGCTATCAACAACTACGCCGAGGTTGCCGAAATTGGTAACCATGTCATTTTACCATCATCGTACATAGGCAGTCCATGTCATATGCAAGAATATATACAGGATGCTCTGACTTTCGTGCGCGAATATGGACGACCATGTTTATTTATCACGTTCACATGTAATCCAAAATGGCCAGAGATTGCATCTTTGCTATTGCCTGGCCAAAATACAATACATCGCCATGACATTACA harbors:
- the LOC128859250 gene encoding maltase A2-like; the protein is MASDTLRLFTFVVFCALSASANTTVDWWESATLYQIYPRSFMDSDGDGIGDLNGITSRLQFLKEIGVTAAWLSPIFESPMADMGYDVANFTNIDPLFGTMEDFDAMIAKAHKLGIKMILDFVPNHSSDECEWFQKSVRREEGYEDFYVWHDGKIDPETGERSEPCNWQSVFGGSAWTWVEERQQYYLHQFLAKQPDFNLTNPAVRERLIEVLDFWLGRGVDAFRIDAVPFFIEFRYENGSYPDAPPGDSHKYTQNQPETLELLYEWREFLDEYQKKHGGDTLPQIPEAFATTEILSTYISNGTHIGSQMPMNFNFVRLRESSTAQTVEEYAKEWMDIMWTNHKVANWVVGNHDNTRPATRVGATRTDLMTMIVHALPGTSVTYYGDEVGMTDGDFSCNSDTCSFRDPERTPMQWDTSKNAGFSTGNSTWLPVNPNYSYLNVQTQRGVARSTLNIYKGMTSLKQTEAFKAFKEDGGFSYGALKEQVFQVVRSAVGREEYRLLANFGSQMEYLDGLANKTMEYVLLTSYSPHKYGDKVDLSQRIYLMPYEAVILRWTA